The Amycolatopsis methanolica 239 nucleotide sequence GTTCTGTTCCACCGCACCGCGCCGCACCTGGCGGAACGCCTGCGTCCACGACACCGACTCCAGGACGAACGCCAGTGCCAGCACGACGTATCCGACGATCGGACTGGTCTGTTCCACCGGCTCCCCGATCACCGTCGAGAAACCTTCGTACAGCGCGAAAGTCGCACCGGAGGCGAAGATGGACACCGCCGCGAGCAGGGACCAGAAGTACCGCTCCTTGCCGTACCCGAACGGGTGCATGACATCCGCCGGGCGGCCGGACCGGCGCAGCGCCGTGAGGAGCAGGATCTCGGTGAACGTGTCGGCCACCGAGTGCGCCGCCTCGGAGAGCATCGCCCCCGAACCGGTGATCACGCCCGCGACGGCCTTCATCACGGCGATGGCCAGGTTCACCCCACCGGCCAGCAACACGGTGAGAGTGCTTTCGCCGCCGGCGTCCGCGCGCTCCGATTCCTCGCTCACCGGCCGATCCTACGAGCGGATCACAACCGCTGCAGGCCGTCCAGCACGCGCTTCATCAGCTCGAGCGGCGGGCGCCCCTCGGCGGTCCGTTCGATGCCGTGGATGTGCAACAACCCCAGTTCGGCCATGTCGGACAACAGCACCCTGGCCACGCCGAGCGGTATCGACAGCAGCGCCGCGACCTCCGCGAGCGAACGCGGGGTGTCGACCACCGCGCGGACCGGCTGGTACTCCGCGCTCAGCGCGGGACCGGTCCACTTCGCGTCGGCGCGGACCGAGACCAGCGTCTCGATCGCCAGCTCGTAGGCGGAGTGCGTGCGCCCCTTGGTCAGCACGTACGGCCGCACGCGCAGCCGGTTCTCGTCGTCGGGGTCGAGCAGCTCGGGGTGCTCCGGCTCGGCAGCGGGCGCGGGCTCGGGGCGGGGCCGCGGCGAGGGTTTGAACTCCTCGCGCGGTTCGGGGTCCGGCAACGGTTCGGGCTCCGGTTCGGGCGCGGGCCGGGGCTCCGGTTCGCCGAACCGAGCGAGCTGCTTCTCGGCCGGGAACCGCGCGCCTGCAGCCCGTTTGGTCTTCGTGGTCTCGGCGGGGGCACGGCCCGGAGCTTGTGGTTCCGGGCCAGGGGGTTCGGCGTGTTCGCCGGTCAGCTTCCGCAACTGCTTCACGGACGGGAACCGGGCACCGGCGCGCGGGACCCCCGGCTCACCGGCCGGTCCGGTCCCGTCGGGTACGCCCATGCTCAGCCCCGTTCGCGCGCGTCGACATCCTCCGCGGGCAGCGTCGGCAGCGTGACGAACAGGATAACCCGGGTGTCGAGACCCCAACGGGTGGTGACGAGGAAGGCGCCCCCACGCAGAACTCGCGTGCGCGAACGTGGAACTCGCGCACCTGAGCGTGGGACTCGCGGTCGTGAGCGTGGGACTCGCGGGGGCGCCTTCCGGGCTACTTGTCCTCGGTCGGCAGCGGCGTGCCCGTCGACACCTTGTCCGTCCGGGCGTCGGCCTCCAGCGGGTCGGACTCGACCGCGGGCAGCGAGTCCGCACCGGGCGCCGGTGCCGGCTGCGGACGGCGCTTGACCGCCGACAGCAGCAGCTGCGAGACGTCCACGACCTCGACCTTCTCGCTCGCCTTGCCGTCGTTCTGCCGCGCGGTCACGCCGTCGGTGAGCATGACGCGGCAGAACGGGCAGCCGGTCGCGATCTTCGACGGCGCGGTGCCGAGCGCCTCGTCGACGCGCTCGATGTTGATCCGCTTACCGATCTTCTCTTCCATCCACATGCGCGCGCCGCCCGCACCGCAGCACATCGACCGGTCGCCGTGCCGCGGCATCTCGCGGAACTGCGCCCCGGACGCGCCGACCAGCTCGCGCGGCGCCTCGTAGACCTTGTTGTGCCGGCCCAGGTAGCACGGGTCGTGGTAGGTGACGTCGTCGGCGATCGGCGCGACCGGCACCAGCCGCTTCTCCCGCACCAGGCGGTTGAGCAGCTGCGTGTGGTGCACGACCTCGAACTGCCCGCCCAGCTCCGGGTACTCGTTGGCGAGCGTGTTGAAGCAGTGCGCGCAGGTTGCGACGATCTTGCGGTTGCCCTGCTCGCGGCCCTCGAACACCGAGTTCAGCACCTCGACGTTCTGCTGCGCGAGCATCTGGAACAGGAACTCGTTGCCGGCGCGGCGGGCCGGGTCACCGGTGCAGGACTCCTCCGGGCCGAGCACGGTGTACTTGACGCCCGCGATGTGCAGCAGCTCGGCCACCGCGCGGGTGGTCTTCTTCGCGCGGTCCTCGAACGCGCCGGCGCAGCCGACCCAGAACAGGTACTCGGTGTCGCCGAGCTCGGTGTCGAACACCGGCACCTCGAAGTCCAGGTCCTCGGCCCAGGCCATCCGGTCCTTGGCGTTCTGGCCCCACGGGTTGCCCTTGTTCTCCAGGTTCTTGAACATCCCGTTCAGCTCGGTCGGGAAGTTCGACTCGATCATCACCTGGTAGCGGCGCATGTCGACGATGTGGTCGACGTGCTCGATGTCCACCGGGCACTGCTCGACGCACGCGCCGCAGGTGGTGCACGACCACAGCACCTCGGGGTCGATGACACCGCCGTCGTCGCCGACCAGCGGGCGCTCGGCCTCGGCCAGCGCCAGCACGTCGATGCCGGCGTACGGGTTGTCGCCGGTCAGGCCGACCTCTTCACCCGTGACGTCCTTCTTGCCGCCCGCGAGCAGGTACGGCGCCTTCGCGTAGGCGTGGTCGCGGAGCTGGGTGATGACCAGCTTCGGGGACAGCGGCTTGCCGGTGTTCCACGCCGGGCACTGCGACTGGCAGCGGCCGCACTCGGTGCAGGTGGTGAAGTCGAGCCAGCCCTTCCAGCTGAAGTCCTCGATCTGACCGGCGCCGAAGACGTCCTTCTCCGGGTCGGCCTCCTCGAAGTCGAGCGGCTTGCCCCCGCTCATCATCGGCTTCAGGGCGCCCAGCGCGGTGCCGCCGTCGTCCTCGCGCTTGAAGTAGATGTTGAAGAAGGCGCTGAAGCGGTGCCAGGCCACACCCATCGTCAGCGTCCGCCCGACGACGTAGAGCCAGATCATGCCCGAGAGCAGCTTGACCAGCGCGGTGATCGTGACCGCGGCCGTGCTGGCGGGCAGGATCTCGGCGAGCGGCTTCGTGACGAAGCTCGTCCACAGCGCCGGGTCCTCGATGCCGCTGGAGATCTTGAACGCCTTCACGCCGAGGATGCCGAGGCCCTCGACGATCACCACGGTCTCGACGAAGTAGGCCTGCTTGAAGTTCGACCCGGCGAAGCGCGACTGCCGGTCGGCGCGGCGCGGGTGGTTCAGCTGGCGGATGATCACCAGCGCGAGACCGCCGACGACGGTGCCGAGGCCGAGCAGTTCGGTGAGCAGCAGCCAGACGCTCCAGTTGCCGATGATCGGCCAGTGGAAGTGCGGGTCGAACGTCTCGCCGTAGGCCTCGAACCACGCGAGCGAGCCGATCAGGAAGCCCCACATGACCAGCCAGTGCCATGGCCCGACGTGGCGGAACTTGTTCATCCGCGTGTGGGCGGCGAACTCCTTGATCAGTGTCGTGATGCGCGGCCCGAACGGGCCGTTCCGCGTCGCGTCCGGTTGACCGAGCCGGATGATCCGGACCATCCGGTACACGCCGGTGCCGAACATGATCCAAGCGACGATGCTTACGGCGACGCCGACCACGCCGAGCGTGATCTGCAGTGCACCCATGATCGGGGCCTTTCGTCCGTGATGTGGTGGGTTGGCGGGAGCCTAACCGGATTTACCCATGAGTAACCGATCGGCGCGAGTTGAGTCCCACGAGTGTGGCGTAGGACTCGCTAGATATCGGGACGATCGTACCGGTAGTTTGGCGGGATGGTCACTTATCTGCTGCTCGCTCTGGCCATCGCGGCCGAGGTCACCGCCACTGTTTCAATGAAGTTGTCGGAGGGCTTCACCAAACTGTGGCCGTCGGTGGTCGTCGTGGCCGGGTACCTCGTCGCGTTCGCGGCGCTGGCGAGCGTGCTGAAGCGCGGGATGCCGGTCGGGGTGGCGTACGCGATCTGGGCCGCGGTGGGCGTCGCGGCGGTCGCGCTCATCGGCGTGCTGTTCCTCGGCGAGCCGGTGAACCCGACGATCGTGGCGGGGGTGGCGCTGGTCATCGGCGGCGTGGTGCTGATCGAGGTGGGTTCGGCGTGAAGCCCCAGCGCGACGGGCGGCGGGCCCGCGGCGAGAAGCGGCGGCAGGAGATCATCGACGCGACGCTGCGGGTGATCGAGCGGGACGGCGTCGCGGGGGTGACCCACCGGACGGTCGCGGCCGAGGCCGGGGTGCCGACGACGTCGACGACCTACCACTTCGAGACGCTCGACGACCTGCTGATCGCGACCTTGATCTCGTGCGCGCGCGACATGGCGACCGAGGTGTACTGGACGATCGACCGGGCCCGGTCGCGGGGCAGCCGCGGCGCTTCCGAGGTGGCGACGCTGCTCGCGGAGGCGCTGGGCCCGCGGCGGGGCCGGACGATGGCGGAGTACGAGCTGTACCTGCTGGCCGCGCGGCGGCCCGAGCTGCGGCCGGCGGCGCGGCGGTGGCTGGACGTGCTGACGACGATGGTGCGCCCGGACGACCTGGTGGCGCTGCGGGTGTTCCTGGCCGGGATCGACGGGCTGCTGATCCAGGGCCTCATCGACGACGAGCCGCCGACCGCCGAGGAGCTCCGGCCGACCGTGGAGTACCTGCTGAAACCCCGGTAATCAGCGCGGGACCGGCACCGTGTGGGCGACCGCCGCTGTCGCGGACACCCGTTCGGCCGCGACCCCCCGGTGGGTGCGGCGCGCGGCCAGCATGCCGAGCAGGACCCCGGCCGCGGAGAAGATCGCCAGCGCCAGCGACGCCCTCCCGAAACCGGTGGCGAGAGCGTCCGCCGGAGCACCTCCGGTCGCCGTCCGGGTCGCCGCGACCGAGGAGTAGATCCCGGCCACGACGGCGGTCAGCACGGCACCCCCGACGTAGCGCGCCATGTTCGACACCCCGGACGCGGCGCCGACGTCCTCGTCGCGGACCGCGCTCGTCGACAGCGCCGAGGCGGGCCCGTTGGACAGCCCCAGCCCCACCGCGATCCCCAGCAGGGACGGCAGGATCGCCCAGTACGACCACGACGCGCGGATCACGGCGAGCACCGCGAACCCGGCGGTCATCAGCACGAACCCGGCCACGATCACCGGCCGGGGCCCGAACTTGTGCGCCAGCGGCGTGACCGCGGGGGCGACCGCGACGACGAGCGCCGCCACCGGCAGGCACGCCAGTCCGGCCAGCAGGCTGCTCATCCCGAACGTCGCCGGGTCCTGGAAGTAGAGGCTGATCAGGAACGACAACCCGGCGATCGCGCCCGCCCCGATGAGGATCGCCAGCGTCGCGCCGACCAGCACCGGGTTCCGCAGCAGCCGCAGGTCGACCAGCGGCGCGGCCATCCGGTGCTCCACCACCGGGAAGGCGATCGCGGCGAGCGCCGTGACGGCAAGGCAGACCACGGTGGGCACCGACCACCAGCCCCAGTCCGAACCCTTCGTCATCGCGAACACGAAGGGCGCCAGCACGCAGGCCACCAGCAGCGTGCCAGGGACGTCGATCGAGCGGGGC carries:
- a CDS encoding MFS transporter; the protein is MATTSAVKTGGVLGTACVSTFIVNVNTSAVSILLPSISADLGTSLAVLQWAVTGYMLVGAATIVTSGALGDVFGRRRVFVLGLGLFVVSCVLIALAPGGWMVVVGRVVQGAAGAAILASGLSLLSVVTEGPAQMRSVAYWGAAAAAGAAAGPVVGGVLNEAAGWQGLFWIAAAVAAACVPWTLRTVPESRDPDRPRSIDVPGTLLVACVLAPFVFAMTKGSDWGWWSVPTVVCLAVTALAAIAFPVVEHRMAAPLVDLRLLRNPVLVGATLAILIGAGAIAGLSFLISLYFQDPATFGMSSLLAGLACLPVAALVVAVAPAVTPLAHKFGPRPVIVAGFVLMTAGFAVLAVIRASWSYWAILPSLLGIAVGLGLSNGPASALSTSAVRDEDVGAASGVSNMARYVGGAVLTAVVAGIYSSVAATRTATGGAPADALATGFGRASLALAIFSAAGVLLGMLAARRTHRGVAAERVSATAAVAHTVPVPR
- a CDS encoding DMT family transporter, translating into MVTYLLLALAIAAEVTATVSMKLSEGFTKLWPSVVVVAGYLVAFAALASVLKRGMPVGVAYAIWAAVGVAAVALIGVLFLGEPVNPTIVAGVALVIGGVVLIEVGSA
- a CDS encoding TetR/AcrR family transcriptional regulator, whose protein sequence is MKPQRDGRRARGEKRRQEIIDATLRVIERDGVAGVTHRTVAAEAGVPTTSTTYHFETLDDLLIATLISCARDMATEVYWTIDRARSRGSRGASEVATLLAEALGPRRGRTMAEYELYLLAARRPELRPAARRWLDVLTTMVRPDDLVALRVFLAGIDGLLIQGLIDDEPPTAEELRPTVEYLLKPR
- a CDS encoding (Fe-S)-binding protein, translating into MGALQITLGVVGVAVSIVAWIMFGTGVYRMVRIIRLGQPDATRNGPFGPRITTLIKEFAAHTRMNKFRHVGPWHWLVMWGFLIGSLAWFEAYGETFDPHFHWPIIGNWSVWLLLTELLGLGTVVGGLALVIIRQLNHPRRADRQSRFAGSNFKQAYFVETVVIVEGLGILGVKAFKISSGIEDPALWTSFVTKPLAEILPASTAAVTITALVKLLSGMIWLYVVGRTLTMGVAWHRFSAFFNIYFKREDDGGTALGALKPMMSGGKPLDFEEADPEKDVFGAGQIEDFSWKGWLDFTTCTECGRCQSQCPAWNTGKPLSPKLVITQLRDHAYAKAPYLLAGGKKDVTGEEVGLTGDNPYAGIDVLALAEAERPLVGDDGGVIDPEVLWSCTTCGACVEQCPVDIEHVDHIVDMRRYQVMIESNFPTELNGMFKNLENKGNPWGQNAKDRMAWAEDLDFEVPVFDTELGDTEYLFWVGCAGAFEDRAKKTTRAVAELLHIAGVKYTVLGPEESCTGDPARRAGNEFLFQMLAQQNVEVLNSVFEGREQGNRKIVATCAHCFNTLANEYPELGGQFEVVHHTQLLNRLVREKRLVPVAPIADDVTYHDPCYLGRHNKVYEAPRELVGASGAQFREMPRHGDRSMCCGAGGARMWMEEKIGKRINIERVDEALGTAPSKIATGCPFCRVMLTDGVTARQNDGKASEKVEVVDVSQLLLSAVKRRPQPAPAPGADSLPAVESDPLEADARTDKVSTGTPLPTEDK
- a CDS encoding DUF742 domain-containing protein is translated as MGVPDGTGPAGEPGVPRAGARFPSVKQLRKLTGEHAEPPGPEPQAPGRAPAETTKTKRAAGARFPAEKQLARFGEPEPRPAPEPEPEPLPDPEPREEFKPSPRPRPEPAPAAEPEHPELLDPDDENRLRVRPYVLTKGRTHSAYELAIETLVSVRADAKWTGPALSAEYQPVRAVVDTPRSLAEVAALLSIPLGVARVLLSDMAELGLLHIHGIERTAEGRPPLELMKRVLDGLQRL